A DNA window from Ornithodoros turicata isolate Travis chromosome 10, ASM3712646v1, whole genome shotgun sequence contains the following coding sequences:
- the LOC135370387 gene encoding neuroserpin-like encodes MLVVNDPQLTGLVMTVNYVGLKVFFVMPEANALISPVCIAHLLGMLLLGARGSTEATLRAFLLLDKHKGRTLQTLQMSARVRIKKQVRRKYRRGLITFYHADIDTNSTVAAGKVPDPVDGDLVALSTIRFKGAWKFESTKLGRFLNKGHESVLVPKLKLTGNLRTQYYADMNARVAELPGGRAAMYIFLPQGHLRDVEEIIAEKGIDEYVDNMEFQRSTLLVPRAAVEDVVDLETALKTLGVRGLFSKDANFSAISKGIRVTRMTQRTSLYLDQTDSEASVASGVALALRSVIGRKTLLIDVDRPFFFVIRDRKTGVDLFLGRITRLDSEKRKAGVMSFRQDAFQ; translated from the exons ATGCTCGTGGTGAATGACCCTCAACTAACAGGCCTCGTTATGACAGTGAATTACGTTGGCCTCAAGGTATTTTTTGTGATGCCAGAAGCCAACGCGCTAATCAGCCCGGTTTGCATAGCGCACCTTTTGGGAATGCTTCTTCTGGGCGCTCGAGGATCAACGGAAGCCACCCTCAGGGCATTCCTCCTGCTCGACAAGCACAAA GGGAGGACGCTACAAACGCTACAAATGTCGGCGCGGGTGCGCATCAAGAAGCAAGTGCGCCGCAAGTACCGAAGGGGGCTAATAACTTTCTACCACGCAGACATTGATACAAACTCAACAGTAGCCGCCGGCAAAGTGCCAGATCCGGTGGACGGTGATTTGGTTGCGTTGTCGACGATCCGCTTCAAAGGCGCTTGGAAATTTGAGTCCACGAAACTCGGACGGTTTTTGAACAAGGGCCACGAATCGGTACTGGTGCCCAAACTGAAGCTCACCGGCAATCTTCGCACACAATACTACGCTGATATGAATGCGCGTGTCGCCGAGCTTCCAGGAGGCAGAGCGGCCATGTACATTTTTCTACCACAGGGACACTTGAGAGACGTCGAGGAAATCATCGCCGAAAAAGGCATCGATGAGTACGTCGACAACATGGAATTTCAGAGAAGCACGTTACTTGTTCCTAGAGCTGCCGTTGAGGACGTTGTGGACCTGGAAACCGCTCTCAAGACTCTAGGCGTCAGAGGTCTTTTCTCGAAGGACGCGAATTTTTCTGCAATAAGCAAAGGAATTCGCGTCACTCGTATGACGCAGCGGACTTCGTTGTATCTGGACCAAACGGATAGCGAAGCTTCGGTCGCCTCTGGCGTTGCCCTCGCACTTCGAAGTGTCATCGGACGAAAGACGCTGCTGATAGACGTTGACAGGCCGTTTTTCTTCGTTATCCGCGACCGGAAAACCGGTGTGGACCTGTTCCTTGGAAGGATAACCCGACTGGACTCggaaaaacgtaaagcagggGTGATGTCCTTTCGGCAGGATGCCTTTCAGTGA